A genomic segment from Gossypium hirsutum isolate 1008001.06 chromosome D04, Gossypium_hirsutum_v2.1, whole genome shotgun sequence encodes:
- the LOC107955170 gene encoding protein yippee-like, with amino-acid sequence MGRLFVVNLEGKVYSCKHCKIHLALVDDILSKSFQSRHGKAYLFSKVVNVSVGEKEDRLMITGLHTVADIFCIGCGSIVGWKYEFAHEKSQKYKEGKSVLERFKVSGPDGSHYWVSHETHVGGSDADDV; translated from the exons ATGGGGAGGTTATTTGTGGTGAACCTTGAAGGGAAAGTTTATAGCTGCAAGCACTGCAAAATCCATCTTGCTCTTGTTGATGATATTCTTTCCAAG TCCTTCCAGTCCAGGCATGGAAAAGCATATCTCTTCAGTAAGGT GGTGAATGTTTCTGTTGGGGAGAAAGAAGATAGACTGATGATTACAGGGTTGCACACTGTAGCAGATATCTTCTGCATTGGGTGTGGATCAATTGTGGGATGGAAATAT GAATTTGCCCATGAGAAGAGCCAGAAGTACAAAGAAGGAAAATCCGTACTTGAACG GTTTAAGGTGTCTGGTCCTGATGGAAGCCATTATTGGGTTAGCCATGAAACACATGTTGGTGGAAGTGATGCAGATGATGTTTGA
- the LOC107956829 gene encoding uncharacterized protein, which translates to MGFSKEEKSRRILRGFKTVFFLVTMVISFLVFSAPVFLVIADTILPSALLSASLSPPSLQTLYSHFTNYDFRNSLIDIPLISIIRSAIIICVYSFCDGPKLSRGPYLGTTMICCVSSLMFVSVKASYASGWSSGREGSAMETALFICSLALAIAHIIVAYRTSCRERRKLLVYKIDIEAISACKNGFPRYPKIVK; encoded by the exons atgggtTTTTCGAAGGAAGAGAAATCAAGAAGAATCCTGAGAGGTTTCAAAACAGTGTTCTTCTTGGTAACAATGGTGATTTCATTTCTTGTATTTTCTGCACCTGTTTTTCTTGTTATTGCTGATACAATTTTGCCTTCTGCTTTGCTTTCTGCTTCCCTGTCTCCTCCTTCACTCCAAACCCTATATTCCCATTTCACTAACTACGATTTCAGGAATTCTCTCATTGATATCCCTCTCATCTCCATCATCAGATCAGCTATTATAATCT GTGTTTATAGTTTTTGTGATGGGCCTAAACTTTCCAGAGGACCATACCTTGGAACCACAATGATATGTTGTGTTTCATCTTTGATGTTTGTTTCGGTAAAAGCTTCATATGCATCGGGTTGGAGTAGTGGTAGAGAAGGGTCAGCCATGGAAACTGCTCTTTTCATTTGTTCACTGGCTCTGGCAATTGCGCATATAATTGTGGCTTATAGAACAAGTTGCAGAGAAAGAAGAAAACTCCTTGTCTACAAAATTGACATTGAAGCA ATTTCAGCTTGCAAGAATGGGTTTCCAAGGTATCCAAAGATCGTGAAGTAA